A window of Theropithecus gelada isolate Dixy chromosome 14, Tgel_1.0, whole genome shotgun sequence contains these coding sequences:
- the RAG2 gene encoding V(D)J recombination-activating protein 2, with amino-acid sequence MPSENMSLQMVTVSNNIALIQPGFSLMNFDGQVFFFGQKGWPKRSCPTGVFHLDVKHNHVKLKPTIFSKDSCYLPPLRYPATCTFKGNLDSEKHQYIIHGGKTPNNELSDKIYVMSIVCKNNKRVTFRCTEKDLVGDVPEARYGHSINVVYSRGRSMGVLFGGRSYMPSTHRTTEKWNSVADCLPHVFLVDFEFGCATSYILPELQDGLSFHVSIAKNDTIYILGGHSLANNIRPANLYRIRVDLPLGSPAVNCTVLPGGISVSSAILTQTNKDEFVIVGGYQLENQKRMICNIISLEDNKIEIREMETPDWTPDIKHSKIWFGSNMGNGTVFLGIPGDNKQVVSEAFYFYTLKCAEDDTNEEQTTFTNSQTSTEDPGDSTPFEDSEEFCFSAEANSFYGDDEFDTYNEDDEEDESETGYWITCCPTCDVDINTWVPFYSTELNKPAMIYCSHGDGHWVHAQCMDLAERTLIHLSAGSNKYYCNEHVEIARALRTPQRVLPLKKPPMKSLRKKGSGKILTPAKKSFLRRLFD; translated from the coding sequence ATGCCATCAGAAAATATGTCTCTGCAGATGGTAACAGTCAGTAATAACATAGCCTTAATTCAACCAGGCTTCTCACTGATGAATTTTGATGGACAAGTTTTCTTCTTTGGCCAAAAAGGCTGGCCCAAAAGATCCTGCCCCACTGGCGTTTTCCACTTGGATGTAAAGCATAACCATGTCAAACTGAAGCCTACAATTTTCTCTAAGGATTCCTGCTACCTCCCTCCTCTTCGCTACCCAGCTACTTGCACATTCAAAGGCAACTTGGACTCTGAAAAGCATCAATACATCATCCATGGAGGGAAAACACCAAACAATGAGCTTTCAGATAAGATTTATGTCATGTCTATTGTTTGCAAGAACAACAAAAGAGTTACTTTTCGCTGCACAGAGAAAGACTTGGTCGGCGATGTTCCTGAAGCCAGATATGGTCATTCCATTAATGTGGTGTATAGCCGAGGGAGAAGTATGGGTGTTCTCTTTGGAGGACGCTCATACATGCCTTCTACCCACAGAACCACAGAAAAATGGAATAGTGTAGCTGACTGCCTGCCCCATGTTTTCCTGGTGGATTTTGAATTTGGGTGTGCTACATCATACATTCTTCCAGAACTTCAGGATGGGCTATCTTTTCATGTCTCTATTGCCAAAAATGATACCATCTATATTTTAGGAGGACATTCACTTGCCAATAATATCCGGCCTGCCAACCTGTACAGAATAAGGGTTGATCTTCCCTTGGGTAGCCCAGCTGTGAATTGCACAGTCTTGCCAGGAGGAATCTCTGTCTCCAGTGCAATCCTGACTCAAACTAACAAGGATGAATTTGTTATTGTTGGTGGATATCAGcttgaaaaccaaaaaagaatgaTCTGCAACATAATCTCTTTAGAGGACAACAAGATAGAAATTCGTGAGATGGAGACCCCAGATTGGACCCCAGACATTAAGCACAGCAAGATATGGTTTGGAAGCAACATGGGAAATGGAACTGTTTTTCTTGGCATACCAGGAGACAATAAACAAGTTGTTTCAGAAGCATTCTATTTCTATACATTGAAATGTGCTGAAGATGATACGAATGAAGAGCAAACAACATTCACAAACAGCCAGACATCAACAGAAGATCCAGGGGATTCCACTCCCTTTGAAGACTCCGAAGAATTTTGTTTCAGTGCAGAAGCAAATAGTTTTTATGGTGATGATGAATTTGACACCTATAATGAAGATGATGAAGAAGATGAGTCTGAGACAGGCTACTGGATTACATGCTGCCCTACTTGTGATGTGGATATCAACACTTGGGTGCCATTCTATTCAACCGAGCTGAACAAACCCGCCATGATCTACTGTTCTCATGGGGATGGGCACTGGGTCCATGCTCAGTGCATGGATCTGGCAGAACGCACGCTCATCCATCTGTCAGCAGGAAGCAACAAGTATTACTGCAATGAGCATGTGGAGATAGCAAGAGCTCTACGCACTCCCCAAAGAGTCCTACCCTTAAAAAAGCCTCCAATGAAATCCCTCCGTAAAAAAGGTTCTGGAAAAATCTTGACTCCTGCCAAGAAATCCTTTCTTAGAAGGTTGTTTGATTAG
- the RAG1 gene encoding V(D)J recombination-activating protein 1, giving the protein MASSFPPTLGLSSAPDEIQHPYIKFSEWKFKLFRVRSFEKTPEEAQREKKDSFEGKPSLEQSPAVLDKADGQKPVPNQPVLKAHPKFSKKFHDSGKARVKAIHQANLRHLCRICGNSFKTDEHNRRYPVHGPVDGKTLGLLRKKEKRATSWPDLITKVFRIDVKADVDSIHPTEFCHNCWSIMHRKFSSAPCEVYFPRNVTMEWHPHTPSCVICNTARRGLKRKSLQPNLQLSKKLKTVLDQARQARQRKRRAQARTSSKDVMKKIANCSKIHLSTKLLAVDFPEHFVKSISCQICEHILADPVETNCKHVYCRVCILRCLKVMGSYCPSCRYPCFPTDLESPVKSFLSILNSLMVKCPAKECNQEVSLEKYNHHISSHKESKENFVHINKGGRPRQHLLSLTRRAQKHRLRELKLQVKAFADKEEGGDVKSVCMTLFLLALRARNEHRQADELEAIMQGKGSGLQPAVCLAIRVNTFLSCSQYHKMYRTVKAITGRQIFQPLHALRNAEKVLLPGYHHFEWQPPLKNVSSSTDVGIIDGLSGLSSSVDDYPVDTIAKRFRYDSALVSALMDMEEDILEGMRSQDLDDYLNGPFTVVVKESCDGMGDVSEKHGSGPVVPEKAVRFSFTIMKITIAHSSQNVKVFEEAKPNSELCCKPLCLMLADESDHETLTAILSPLIAEREAMKSSELMLELGGILRTFKFIFRGTGYDEKLVREVEGLEASGSVYICTLCDATRLEASQNLVFHSITRSHAENLERYEVWRSNPYHESVEELRDRVKGVSAKPFIETVPSIDALHCDIGNAAEFYKIFQLEIGEVYKNPNASKEERKRWQATLDKHLRKKMNLKPIMRMNGNFARKLMTKETVDAVCELIPSEERHEALRELMDLYLKMKPVWRSSCPAKECPESLCQYSFNSQRFAELLSTKFKYRYEGKITNYFHKTLAHVPEIIERDGSIGAWASEGNESGNKLFRRFRKMNARQSKCYEMEDVLKHHWLYTSKYLQKFMNAHNALKTSGFNMDSQASLGDPLGIEDSLESQDSMEF; this is encoded by the coding sequence ATGGCGTCCTCTTTCCCACCCACCTTGGGACTCAGTTCTGCCCCAGATGAAATTCAGCACCCATATATTAAATTTTCAGAATGGAAATTTAAGCTGTTCCGGGTGAGATCCTTTGAAAAGACACCTGAAGAAGCTCAAAGGGAAAAGAAGGATTCCTTTGAGGGGAAGCCCTCTCTGGAGCAATCTCCAGCAGTCCTGGACAAGGCTGATGGTCAGAAGCCAGTTCCAAATCAGCCAGTGTTAAAAGCCCATCCTAAGTTTTCAAAGAAATTTCATGACAGTGGGAAAGCAAGAGTTAAAGCCATCCATCAAGCCAACCTTCGACATCTCTGCCGCATCTGTGGGAATTCTTTTAAAACTGATGAGCACAACAGGAGATATCCAGTTCATGGTCCTGTGGATGGTAAAACCCTAGGCCTTTTacgaaagaaggaaaagagagctACTTCCTGGCCAGACCTCATTACCAAGGTTTTCCGGATTGATGTGAAGGCAGATGTTGACTCGATCCACCCCACTGAGTTCTGCCATAACTGCTGGAGCATCATGCACAGGAAGTTTAGCAGTGCCCCTTGTGAGGTTTACTTCCCGAGGAATGTGACCATGGAGTGGCACCCCCACACACCATCCTGTGTCATCTGCAACACTGCCCGTCGGGGACTCAAGAGGAAGAGTCTTCAGCCAAACTTGCAGCTCAGCAAAAAACTCAAAACTGTGCTTGACCAAGCAAGACAAGCCCGTCAGCGCAAGAGAAGAGCTCAGGCAAGGACCAGCAGCAAGGATGTCATGAAGAAGATCGCCAACTGCAGTAAGATACATCTTAGTACCAAGCTCCTTGCAGTGGACTTCCCGGAGCACTTCGTGAAATCCATCTCCTGCCAGATCTGTGAACACATTCTGGCCGACCCTGTGGAGACCAACTGTAAGCATGTCTATTGCCGGGTCTGCATTCTCAGATGCCTCAAAGTCATGGGCAGCTATTGTCCCTCTTGCCGATATCCATGCTTCCCTACTGACCTGGAGAGTCCAGTGAAGTCCTTTCTGAGCATCTTGAATTCCCTGATGGTGAAATGTCCAGCAAAAGAGTGCAATCAGGAGGTCAGTTTGGAAAAATATAATCACCACATCTCAAGTCACAAGGAATCAAAAGAGAATTTTGTGCACATTAATAAAGGGGGCCGGCCCCGCCAACATCTTCTGTCGCTGACTCGGAGAGCTCAGAAGCACCGGCTGAGGGAACTCAAGCTGCAAGTCAAAGCCTTTGCTGACAAAGAAGAAGGTGGAGATGTGAAGTCGGTGTGCATGACCTTGTTCCTGCTGGCTCTGAGGGCGAGGAATGAGCACAGGCAAGCCGatgagctggaggccatcatgcAGGGAAAGGGCTCTGGCCTGCAGCCAGCTGTTTGCTTGGCCATCCGTGTCAACACCTTCCTCAGCTGCAGTCAGTACCACAAGATGTACAGGACTGTGAAAGCCATCACAGGGAGACAGATTTTTCAGCCTTTGCATGCCCTTCGGAATGCTGAGAAGGTACTTCTGCCGGGCTACCACCACTTTGAGTGGCAGCCACCTCTGAAGAATGTGTCTTCCAGCACTGATGTTGGCATTATTGATGGGCTGTCTGGACTATCATCCTCTGTGGATGATTACCCAGTGGACACCATTGCCAAGAGGTTCCGCTATGATTCAGCTTTGGTGTCTGCTTTGATGGACATGGAAGAAGACATCTTGGAAGGCATGAGATCCCAAGACCTTGATGATTACCTGAATGGCCCCTTCACAGTGGTGGTGAAGGAGTCTTGTGATGGAATGGGAGATGTGAGTGAGAAGCACGGGAGTGGGCCAGTAGTTCCAGAAAAGGCAGTCCGTTTTTCATTCACAATCATGAAAATTACTATCGCCCACAGTTCTCAGAATGTGAAAGTATTTGAGGAAGCCAAACCTAACTCTGAACTGTGTTGCAAGCCATTGTGCCTTATGCTGGCAGATGAGTCTGACCACGAGACACTGACTGCCATCCTGAGCCCTCTCATTGCTGAGAGGGAGGCCATGAAGAGCAGTGAATTAATGCTTGAGCTGGGAGGCATTCTACGGACTTTCAAGTTTATCTTCAGGGGTACCGGATATGATGAAAAACTTGTGCGGGAAGTGGAAGGCCTTGAGGCTTCTGGCTCAGTCTACATTTGTACTCTTTGTGATGCCACCCGTCTGGAAGCCTCTCAAAATCTTGTCTTCCACTCTATAACCAGAAGCCATGCTGAGAACCTGGAACGTTATGAGGTCTGGCGTTCCAATCCTTACCATGAGTCTGTGGAAGAACTGCGGGATCGGGTGAAAGGGGTCTCAGCCAAACCTTTCATTGAGACAGTCCCTTCCATAGACGCACTCCACTGTGACATTGGCAATGCAGCTGAGTTCTACAAGATCTTCCAGCTAGAGATAGGGGAGGTGTATAAGAATCCCAATGCTtccaaagaggaaaggaaaaggtggCAGGCCACACTGGACAAGCATCTCCGGAAGAAGATGAACCTCAAACCAATCATGAGGATGAATGGCAACTTTGCCAGGAAGCTCATGACCAAAGAGACTGTGGATGCAGTTTGTGAGTTAATTCCTTCGGAGGAGAGGCACGAGGCTCTGAGGGAGCTGATGGATCTTTACCTGAAGATGAAACCGGTGTGGCGGTCATCATGCCCTGCTAAAGAGTGCCCAGAATCCCTCTGCCAGTACAGTTTCAATTCACAGCGTTTTGCTGAGCTCCTTTCTACCAAGTTCAAGTATAGGTATGAGGGAAAAATCACCAATTATTTTCACAAAACCCTGGCACATGTTCCTGAAATTATTGAGAGGGATGGCTCCATTGGGGCATGGGCAAGTGAGGGAAATGAGTCTGGTAACAAACTGTTTAGGCGCTTCCGGAAAATGAATGCCAGGCAGTCCAAATGCTATGAGATGGAAGACGTCCTGAAACACCACTGGCTGTACACCTCCAAATACCTCCAGAAATTTATGAATGCTCATAATGCATTAAAAACCTCTGGGTTTAACATGGACTCTCAGGCAAGCTTAGGGGACCCATTAGGCATAGAGGACTCTCTGGAAAGCCAAGATTCAATGGAATTTTAA